CCCCTACCAATGCTTTTTATTCCACGATATCTGGCGGAAGAGATATGACAGCATCGATCCGGGGCTGACTACCTTAAAAGTGTAAGTATAGTGAAAATTGCTCCTGTATAGGCAATCAAAAGACCGGCAACCCAACCGACAATCCATTTAATTGTGCTGGATTTTGCTCTTTCCACTTCCAACCTGACCGATTCTATTTCCAGTCTGACCGATTCTATTTCCTTGCTTAACTCCAGCCTGAGTGATTCTATTTCCTTGCTTAACTCCAGCCTGAGTGATTCTATTTCCTTGTTCAACTTAAGTTCTACTTCTTTTATATGTGCAGTCAATTTAAGCTCAGTCTCTTTCAGATCCTCTTTTGTCGACAGTATATGTGCAGTCAATTTAAGCTCAATCTCTTTCAGATCCTCTTTTGTTGACAGCTCCCGTCTATGGTCACTTATTAAGGTTTCAATATCTTTTACTATAGTCTGAGCCTCTTCTTTGCTGAAGGCCTTTGAGAAGATATTGAATAATTCCATCACCTCTATGCTCATCTTGTGGCCGCCTTTATAGTCATTTCTTCCAGGTATTTATTTAAATCTTCCCGGTAAATTTTGATAGTTATGTATGTATTTAACGCTTCTTATAAAAATTATAGCCTATTTATTTCCCTGTCAAGCAAAAATTTCGCCATGCCGAATCTGCCTGCAATTTTCTCTATCTGGTGTTCCGACTAATTGCTCTTTTCCTGATGCTCTCTGATATAGTCAGCTATTGTTTTTACTGAAACAAAGACTTCCCTGGCTACGTTCCTGTTCTTGATTTCCAGGTGATAATTTTTTTTCAGGATTGCAGCTAATTCGACGGCATCAAGAGAATCGAGCCCCAGGCCCTCGCCAAAAATAGGCGTGTTGTCATCCAATTCTTCCGGTTGGATATTTTTAATCTGAAGTTCTGACACTATCAATTCTTTCAGTTTGTCTTCTAGTCTCATAATGGTTCCAATAATTATGGTATTCGGTGGAGCCCAAGCCCACCCTGCATTCGCCTGCTATGTTTTAGCCACTGCACAGGATAATGCCTTGCGCCACTGACTACTGACCACGTCACTCCCGCTGCCATATGTAATAGCCGAAGGATATTACTATAGTAACGACAAAAAAGCCGAGAAGCCGCCCGACGTTGGGCAGCACGGAGGTCAGGCTGCCGTGCCGGAGGAAGACATCAAGGAAAGCATTCAGGCCCCAGGCCAGGGGTGAGATGGTGCTCAGTTTTTGCATGAACTCCGGCATTGCGTATACCGGCACCATGACTCCGCCCAGGGCAGCGGCAATAATGAT
The sequence above is a segment of the bacterium genome. Coding sequences within it:
- a CDS encoding phosphopantetheine-binding protein, producing the protein MRLEDKLKELIVSELQIKNIQPEELDDNTPIFGEGLGLDSLDAVELAAILKKNYHLEIKNRNVAREVFVSVKTIADYIREHQEKSN